The Mariluticola halotolerans nucleotide sequence TGATTGATTGCAGGCGCAGATTGGTTTGCGGGTCGATAATTTCGCTATTGGCGGTGGTGACCGCACCATTGAACAGAGGCTTGGCGAGACTGCCGGTGACCCGGGCATTGATGTTGGCGGTGCCCGATATCTGGGTGCCGCGCTCACCCACGATACGGTTGGCAAGGGTCAGGGGCACTGTGCCGGTAACGGCGAGATTGCCGCTGGAGCCGATCAACGGCATGGTGCCATTGGCGCTGGCGGCAAGACCTGAGGGGCTGTTGACCTGAAGCGCTGCGAGGGTGAGCGTTTGCTCAGCGAAGCTGCCACTGGCGCTGGCCGTGAGCGGGGTGATGCCATAGGGCGCAATCATTTGCGCGACGATATTTTTGGCATCGATATCGAAGGTGATCTGCGGGTCGTCAGAAGTGCCGGACACCCTAACCGTGCCATCGAGCGTGCCACCCAGACCGAGATCGGCGCGGATGGTATTGGCAATGGAAAGCGGCAGGGCGGTGATGGCAACGCCCAGATCAAGCCTTGTGCCCGCCGTGCCCGAGGCGGTGACGCGGCCCCCACCGACATCAAGCTGCACATCATCAAGAGTGACTGTTTCGTTGATGATGGTCAGGGCGGTTGGCGCGATCAGACGGGCGGACAGGGAGCCCTGGTCGAGTGCGATCTTGTCGAGGGCGATACGATAGCCCTCCCCGACCGGTGTCAGGCTGCCCGAGAGGGACGCATCGGTGCCATTCTCAAGGGCGGCGTCAACCGAGAAGCCGGTTGTGTTGGTGGCATGGGCGGCTTCTGCGGCGAGTGTTTTGATGTCGATGCCGCCAGCGGAAATATCCGCGCCATTGAGCGTGCCATTGACGGCCGGGACGCCAAACAGATCGGCGATGACGGCATTGACATTTGCGGTACCAATGGCGGTGCCCGCGGCTTTAACAGCACTCAGATTGGCGGTGACGCGTGCCTGTTGCTGGCCACCATCCGGCGACAGGGCAATGCTGGCATTGGCAGCACCAGTGGCCTCGGTCAGCAAAAGGGCGGCGGCCATGGACAGGTCGGTTGAGGCCAGATCAAGCTGGCCGGTCAAAAGGCCATCGGCGGACTGGACCAGATCGCCGGTGAGACTGGTGCCGACAATATCGAAGTTGAGCCCGGTCAGCCTGTTGACGCCATCGGCCACGGCAATCGCAGACTGAAGGCTGGCACGATAGCCATCAAGAAAGGCATTGCCGGTGAGCTGCCCCTTGAGCCCGGCATCGCCCGCACTGCCATCGAAGCCAAGACGGCCTTCGGTGAGCGTGCGCCCGGCGAGTTTGCCATTGGGCACATTGGCCGTGAGCTTTAAGGCGATGGGACCATCTGCGCCCTTGGCTGTGCCAATGACACTTAAAGGCCCTGAGGCATTGTCCGAGAGACGGGCGAGATCATCAAGATCGAGGGTGAAGGCGAAATCGGCCGCTGTGCTGGCATAGGTGCCATTGGCGGTGATGCGGGCGCGCTCGTTGACGATTTGAAAGGCGCGGGCGCTCAGGCCATTTTCTGAACGGCCAATGCGGCCTGAAAGCCGGGTTTCGCCGGCCAGAATATTGTCGGCGGCGGCAATGCCAAAGCCGAGGCTGTTGGCTGTGCCGGAAAGACCAAGATCGAATGCGCCGGTGAGCAGTTCCAGCGTGCCATCGATGACCAGATTGGCCGCGCCGGACAATTGGCGGCCAGCCAGACCGGAGAAAGGCGCAAGGCTTGGGGTTTCAACCGAGACCGCGCCATTGAAGATGAAATCGGCGATATTGCCATCCAGCGCCACATCAAGCGCCTTGCCTGCGACACGCGCCTCGGCGATTTGCAGCGGTGCATTGGCACTCCAGAGACCTGCAAGACCAAGGCCGATTTCGGTGCCGAGCGCATCGGCAATTTGCGGATCCCTTGCGGTGATGCCGGTGGCGGCACCATCGGCATTAAAGGTGACACGGCGGGTTGCCGGGTCGTTTAGATTGAGCGCAGCGCCCTGCAGATCGAGCCTGATGTCTTCGGCACCAAGACTGCCATTATCGAGACCATCAATTGTGAGGGCACCGACCCAGGCATCACTCTTGCCATAATCGATGGTGAGACGGGCGCTGTCGATATTGGTGGTTTGCCCGGAAACAGGCAGGAGGACCGGTGCACCGGCGCTATCTGCAATGCGGGCATCGAGATCGAGCCGGGTCAGAAACCCGTCGCTGGCGGTATCGGCACTGGCCGAGAGCGACAATTGCCCGCCAGCCAGTTGCAGATCATTGAGCGCGAGACCGCCACTGTCGCGCAACAGGGCATTGGCGGTGAGCTGGGTTTCTTCACCGAAAAAGGCGCGATAGACCGGCGGGATCAGATTGGCGATCGGGCCGCGCATATCAGCATTGATGGCGAGACCATCACCGACCCGCGACAGCTGCGTGCGCCCGGTGAGCGCGCGGGTGCCATCGGCATCGAGGGTCAGGCTGGCGGCA carries:
- a CDS encoding translocation/assembly module TamB domain-containing protein, which translates into the protein MRRLAALLALVVTLGIAVPLIAQEDDQAQKSGFLRFVEDRLSTPERRISLNGLEGALSSDVAIAEITFADDEGVWLRIENAKLNWNQTALITGRLQINSLTADSIDYIRPSIPPEGVTPPAPEAGGFEVPELPVAVTLEQLSVPSVTFGEEVFGLGSEVAIEGRLVLEGGSLDTNLDITRKDGPGGRLVAAVKYQNSDRNIDLDIALTENRDGVVANLLNITGRPAIVLNIKGSGPVDSLAASLTLDADGTRALTGRTQLSRVGDGLAINADMRGPIANLIPPVYRAFFGEETQLTANALLRDSGGLALNDLQLAGGQLSLSASADTASDGFLTRLDLDARIADSAGAPVLLPVSGQTTNIDSARLTIDYGKSDAWVGALTIDGLDNGSLGAEDIRLDLQGAALNLNDPATRRVTFNADGAATGITARDPQIADALGTEIGLGLAGLWSANAPLQIAEARVAGKALDVALDGNIADFIFNGAVSVETPSLAPFSGLAGRQLSGAANLVIDGTLELLTGAFDLGLSGTANSLGFGIAAADNILAGETRLSGRIGRSENGLSARAFQIVNERARITANGTYASTAADFAFTLDLDDLARLSDNASGPLSVIGTAKGADGPIALKLTANVPNGKLAGRTLTEGRLGFDGSAGDAGLKGQLTGNAFLDGYRASLQSAIAVADGVNRLTGLNFDIVGTSLTGDLVQSADGLLTGQLDLASTDLSMAAALLLTEATGAANASIALSPDGGQQQARVTANLSAVKAAGTAIGTANVNAVIADLFGVPAVNGTLNGADISAGGIDIKTLAAEAAHATNTTGFSVDAALENGTDASLSGSLTPVGEGYRIALDKIALDQGSLSARLIAPTALTIINETVTLDDVQLDVGGGRVTASGTAGTRLDLGVAITALPLSIANTIRADLGLGGTLDGTVRVSGTSDDPQITFDIDAKNIVAQMIAPYGITPLTASASGSFAEQTLTLAALQVNSPSGLAASANGTMPLIGSSGNLAVTGTVPLTLANRIVGERGTQISGTANINARVTGSLAKPLFNGAVTTANSEIIDPQTNLRLQSITTSLSLNGDRLVIDQFTGNLATGGSVSASGTVGLDAAANFPADIRVRLNAARYADGNMFVATASGDLAVTGALLRDPLLSGDINLERAEISIPDFSPANSPLIAVDHVNAPIPVTRTLARTRGNEASSTSNQRPSVLQFDINVTAPGRIFVRGRGVDAELGGALRLTGSATNIQPVGGFELIRGRLTILGQRITFTSGSVTLVGDLNPYIDLTASSAADDTTVFVTVTGPVSDLDIEFSSDPELPQDEVLSLLIFKRALGDLSPLQLAKLAAAAAELAGGGNNSLTDDLREATGLDDLDIVTDSEGNAAVKAGRYLQDNIYVSVQAGAEGKSKVSLDLDLTDTLKARGSATSDGETSVGIFYEQDY